The following are from one region of the Geothermobacter ehrlichii genome:
- a CDS encoding pseudouridine synthase, which yields MKQRLQKLIAAAGLASRRQAESWIAAGRVRVNGRVARLGEQADPSRDCIEIDGRPLPRREPPICILLNKPAGCLTTRRDPQGRPTVFDLVRDVPVRLFAVGRLDYNTEGLLLLTNDGALAHHLAHPRHEVDKTYLVRVRGRLTPQKIRQLESGVRLEDGMTAPARVRPGAQSGSHQWFEITIHEGRNRQVRRMCQAVGLPVSRLRRIRFAFLDLGDLAPGRWRKLSPQELVRLKSL from the coding sequence GTGAAGCAACGGCTGCAGAAACTGATCGCCGCCGCCGGGTTGGCGTCGCGCCGGCAGGCGGAAAGCTGGATAGCCGCCGGGCGGGTTCGGGTCAACGGCCGGGTCGCCCGTCTGGGCGAACAGGCCGATCCCAGTCGGGATTGCATCGAAATCGACGGCCGGCCCCTGCCGCGCCGGGAACCGCCGATCTGCATCCTGCTCAACAAGCCCGCCGGCTGCCTGACGACGCGGCGTGATCCGCAGGGCAGACCGACGGTTTTCGATCTGGTCCGCGATGTACCGGTCCGGCTCTTCGCGGTGGGCCGGCTCGACTACAACACCGAGGGGTTGCTGCTGTTGACCAACGACGGCGCCCTGGCCCATCATCTCGCCCATCCCCGCCATGAAGTCGACAAGACCTACCTGGTCAGGGTGCGCGGCCGTCTGACGCCGCAGAAGATTCGCCAGCTGGAAAGCGGTGTCCGTCTGGAGGACGGCATGACCGCGCCGGCGCGCGTCCGCCCCGGGGCGCAAAGCGGCAGCCACCAGTGGTTCGAAATTACCATTCACGAGGGCCGCAACCGCCAGGTGCGACGGATGTGCCAGGCGGTCGGGCTGCCGGTCAGCCGCCTGCGCCGCATCCGCTTCGCCTTTCTCGACCTGGGCGATCTCGCGCCCGGACGCTGGCGCAAGCTTTCTCCCCAGGAGCTGGTCCGGTTGAAAAGTCTTTGA
- a CDS encoding glucose-6-phosphate isomerase (catalyzes the formation of D-fructose 6-phosphate from D-glucose 6-phosphate), with amino-acid sequence MTIRFDYTCMMADVVGERCGIDPSELAALEERAAAIHRDLMARKEGGELPFYDLPFQDQVAGEVRRLADEVAERFDHLVVLGIGGSALGTQALFRALAPLYHNHLSREQRRGRPTLHVLDNVDPCGFGEALDLLAPDKTLFCVISKSGSTVETSGQFLVARQWLARAVGERWKEHVVVITDPEKGGLRAMANEQGIRSLSIPPGVGGRFSVLTPVGLFPLAVAGVDIEALLAGAAQMSARVTRPGLMDNPAYLNAALQYLAYQKGMRISVMMPYSDRLRDVADWFRQIWAESLGKKTALDGREVHVGPTPVKALGTTDQHSQVQLYIEGPFDKVITFLVVEDYGRDLRFERCVEAPHLDFLHGKSMAELIRAEQQATAVALVRAGRPNCSFILDRISAENLGGLLYLFEVQTLFAGGLFAIDPLDQPGVEAGKEYTYGLMERPGFAERKEEVEAWLSGVNRRQL; translated from the coding sequence ATGACCATCCGTTTTGATTACACCTGCATGATGGCCGATGTTGTCGGCGAACGTTGCGGCATTGACCCGTCCGAGCTGGCGGCGCTTGAGGAGCGGGCCGCCGCCATCCATCGCGACCTGATGGCTCGCAAGGAAGGGGGCGAACTGCCGTTTTACGACCTGCCGTTCCAGGATCAGGTCGCCGGCGAGGTTCGGCGCCTGGCCGACGAGGTGGCCGAACGCTTCGATCACCTGGTGGTGCTCGGCATCGGCGGTTCGGCGTTGGGGACGCAGGCGCTGTTTCGGGCGCTGGCCCCCCTCTATCACAACCATCTGTCGCGCGAGCAGCGCCGCGGCAGGCCGACGCTGCACGTGCTTGACAATGTCGACCCCTGCGGCTTCGGCGAGGCGCTCGATCTGCTTGCGCCGGACAAGACCCTTTTCTGCGTCATCTCCAAATCGGGGTCTACGGTAGAGACCAGCGGCCAGTTTCTGGTCGCCCGACAGTGGTTGGCTCGGGCGGTCGGCGAACGCTGGAAGGAGCATGTCGTCGTCATCACCGATCCGGAAAAGGGAGGGCTTCGGGCGATGGCGAACGAGCAGGGCATCCGCTCCCTGTCGATTCCGCCGGGCGTCGGCGGCCGTTTTTCCGTTCTGACCCCGGTCGGTCTTTTCCCCCTGGCGGTTGCCGGTGTCGACATCGAGGCGCTGCTGGCCGGGGCGGCGCAGATGTCGGCGCGGGTGACCCGCCCCGGCCTGATGGACAATCCCGCCTATCTGAACGCGGCGCTGCAGTATCTCGCCTACCAGAAGGGGATGCGGATTTCGGTGATGATGCCCTACAGCGACCGCCTGAGGGATGTGGCCGACTGGTTCCGCCAGATCTGGGCGGAGAGCCTGGGCAAGAAAACCGCCCTGGACGGCCGCGAGGTTCATGTCGGGCCGACGCCGGTCAAGGCGCTGGGGACCACCGATCAGCACTCGCAGGTGCAGCTCTATATCGAGGGGCCTTTCGACAAGGTCATCACATTTCTGGTGGTGGAAGATTACGGACGCGATCTGCGCTTCGAACGCTGTGTCGAGGCGCCGCATCTCGATTTTCTGCATGGCAAGAGCATGGCCGAACTGATCCGGGCCGAACAGCAGGCGACCGCCGTGGCGCTGGTCAGGGCGGGGAGGCCGAACTGTTCCTTTATTCTTGACCGGATCAGTGCAGAGAACCTGGGCGGGCTGCTCTACCTGTTCGAGGTGCAGACCCTTTTCGCTGGTGGCCTGTTTGCCATCGACCCTCTCGACCAACCGGGGGTCGAGGCGGGCAAGGAGTACACCTACGGCCTGATGGAACGGCCCGGTTTTGCCGAGCGGAAAGAGGAGGTCGAAGCCTGGCTGTCCGGTGTAAACAGGCGTCAACTCTAA
- a CDS encoding tetratricopeptide repeat protein, with protein MTKAIRDYQKIVEIDPKDIRNRQKLAELLSRAKLTEEALQEYEAVAKYYAENGFYLKAIAVYKQMQRLDPAQVRIYYRLAELNEKQGLIGNALAEYKSLVSYYEQNQMPSEAINVLQKMKDLEPENLNVLVKIAEAYARTGMKDKSREEFLEVVSRLREKGEYPKILKLCELLLPFFPEDPEALAARAEALIRTGDHAGAIEILQRVTAGSPELPYFKLLAEGYRQAQDYDREGEVWQRVLELDPEDLEHRLARIRACIDGGRYEAALDELEEWKDNFVQADMTGQVKSCYERLHEVLPEDERIARTLRAIYEMTGEGDKLFELMADSEQTEGSATFGADLEILEDEPVDEALADLEELAADELEEIGESAGVDAGGGADDEPAESPESDETSGEAGLQTSEGEGSVPDGDAAGERIADAEPAGEADEVPLEFLEEVAEEEPEEAESAAAESFSLDDLAADGEEIELELELELELDLDDEPEAVASPPMADAAENADAGLQSATGADEDAEALVEAGVGEEEGGDVAEIAGEQSFADETVRSEPAVEGEPELVVEPDEEFDPAAMLEEAAFYLQQKLFDEAEKLCRSILETDPENAAARARLDEIGAARRAAEEPEAAAESEPEESFDWDDALKEILGDSIGTIDAEDAESHYNLGIAYKEMGLMDDAIKEFDTAMGHPSRRLSSLALKALCLVEKGDYPAAEQTLSFGLACPDLNREERLNLLFEMGQLKEQVGSYEEALDWFLKVADEDHFYRDVGIKIRGLRQRLGLPDKGLEENAGVGRRGKVTYL; from the coding sequence TTGACCAAGGCGATCAGGGACTACCAGAAGATCGTCGAAATCGACCCCAAGGACATCCGCAACCGGCAGAAGCTGGCCGAGCTGCTCAGTCGGGCCAAACTGACCGAGGAGGCGCTGCAGGAGTATGAGGCGGTCGCCAAGTATTACGCCGAAAACGGTTTCTACCTGAAGGCGATCGCCGTCTACAAGCAGATGCAGCGCCTCGATCCGGCTCAGGTCCGCATCTATTACCGTCTGGCCGAGCTGAATGAAAAACAGGGCCTGATCGGCAACGCCTTGGCCGAGTACAAAAGTCTGGTCAGCTATTACGAGCAGAACCAGATGCCATCCGAGGCGATCAACGTCCTGCAGAAGATGAAGGACCTCGAGCCGGAGAACCTCAATGTGCTGGTCAAGATCGCCGAGGCCTATGCCCGCACGGGCATGAAGGACAAGTCGAGGGAAGAATTCCTCGAAGTCGTCAGCCGACTCAGAGAGAAGGGGGAATACCCCAAGATCCTCAAGCTCTGCGAGCTGCTTCTGCCCTTCTTTCCCGAAGATCCCGAAGCTTTGGCGGCCAGGGCCGAGGCCCTGATCCGGACCGGCGACCATGCCGGTGCCATCGAGATTCTCCAGCGGGTCACGGCCGGCAGCCCGGAACTGCCCTATTTCAAGCTTCTTGCCGAAGGATACAGGCAGGCGCAGGATTACGACCGGGAAGGCGAAGTCTGGCAGCGCGTTCTGGAGCTCGATCCCGAAGATCTGGAACATCGCCTGGCCCGGATTAGGGCCTGCATCGATGGCGGTCGTTACGAGGCCGCTCTCGACGAGCTGGAAGAATGGAAGGACAACTTCGTGCAGGCCGACATGACAGGCCAGGTCAAGAGTTGTTACGAGCGGCTGCACGAGGTGTTGCCCGAGGACGAGCGAATCGCCCGTACCCTGCGCGCCATCTACGAAATGACGGGCGAGGGGGACAAGCTCTTCGAGCTGATGGCCGACAGTGAGCAGACTGAAGGTTCGGCGACCTTCGGTGCCGATCTGGAAATACTCGAGGACGAACCGGTCGACGAGGCCTTGGCCGACCTCGAAGAGCTTGCCGCTGATGAGCTTGAGGAGATCGGCGAATCCGCCGGAGTGGATGCCGGGGGTGGTGCTGATGACGAACCGGCAGAGAGTCCAGAATCGGATGAAACGTCAGGGGAAGCGGGTCTTCAGACTTCGGAAGGCGAGGGCTCGGTGCCTGATGGCGATGCTGCCGGAGAGAGGATAGCCGATGCGGAGCCTGCCGGGGAGGCCGACGAGGTACCCCTGGAGTTTCTCGAGGAGGTGGCCGAAGAAGAACCCGAAGAGGCCGAGTCGGCAGCGGCCGAGTCTTTCAGCCTCGACGATTTGGCTGCCGACGGTGAGGAGATCGAGTTGGAACTCGAGCTGGAGCTGGAGCTCGATCTCGATGACGAGCCGGAGGCTGTCGCCTCTCCCCCCATGGCGGATGCCGCGGAAAATGCGGACGCCGGGCTGCAGTCGGCAACCGGGGCCGATGAAGACGCGGAAGCCCTCGTCGAGGCCGGTGTCGGTGAAGAAGAAGGGGGGGATGTGGCGGAGATTGCCGGTGAACAGAGTTTTGCGGACGAAACGGTCCGTTCCGAGCCGGCCGTCGAGGGCGAACCCGAACTTGTGGTCGAACCGGATGAAGAGTTCGACCCTGCTGCCATGCTCGAGGAAGCGGCCTTCTACCTGCAGCAGAAACTGTTCGACGAAGCCGAGAAGCTGTGCCGCAGCATCCTTGAAACCGATCCCGAAAATGCCGCCGCCCGGGCGCGTCTGGACGAAATCGGCGCTGCCCGGAGGGCGGCGGAAGAACCCGAGGCGGCTGCCGAGTCCGAACCGGAAGAAAGCTTCGACTGGGACGACGCCCTGAAGGAGATTCTTGGCGACAGCATTGGCACCATCGATGCGGAAGATGCCGAGTCGCACTACAACCTCGGCATTGCCTACAAGGAGATGGGGCTGATGGACGACGCCATCAAGGAATTCGATACCGCCATGGGCCATCCCTCGCGCCGGCTGTCGTCCCTTGCCCTGAAGGCTCTCTGTCTGGTAGAAAAAGGGGACTATCCGGCCGCCGAACAGACGCTCAGCTTCGGTCTGGCCTGCCCCGACCTGAACCGGGAAGAGCGGCTGAACCTGCTCTTCGAGATGGGCCAGCTCAAGGAACAGGTTGGGTCTTATGAAGAGGCTTTGGACTGGTTTCTCAAGGTAGCCGACGAGGACCATTTCTACCGGGATGTCGGGATCAAAATCCGCGGTCTTCGCCAGCGTCTTGGGCTTCCCGACAAAGGGCTTGAAGAGAATGCCGGCGTCGGCAGGCGTGGCAAAGTGACCTATCTCTAG
- a CDS encoding ExeA family protein, which produces MSYLEHFGLEREPFSNAPDAKFYFNSEQHSQALLRLMYAVDSNKGLAVLVGGVGTGKTTLARRMLENLPEDRYESSLLVMVHSGITQEWILTRIAMQLGVQNPADDRLSLLKQLYERLLDIEAGGRKAVVLIDEAQMLESRELMEEFRGLLNLEIPGKKLLNIIFFGLPEVEDCLRLDEPLAQRVAVKYHLKSMTVETTAAYIKHRLHVAKAPRMLFDEEIIPEIYRYAGGVPRLINTICDNCLFEAFMRKLPRVNGQVLQSVVGDLGLLQQSLIQASAQTVDDDLDEIESMLDRLEQK; this is translated from the coding sequence ATGAGTTACCTGGAACACTTCGGTCTGGAAAGGGAGCCTTTTTCCAACGCCCCAGACGCCAAGTTCTATTTCAACTCCGAACAGCACAGTCAGGCGCTGCTGCGGTTGATGTACGCGGTCGACTCCAACAAGGGGTTGGCCGTGCTGGTCGGCGGCGTCGGTACGGGGAAGACCACCCTGGCCCGGCGCATGCTCGAGAATCTGCCGGAGGACAGATACGAGTCCTCGCTGCTGGTCATGGTCCATTCCGGCATCACCCAGGAATGGATTCTGACGCGCATCGCCATGCAGCTCGGGGTGCAGAATCCGGCCGACGATCGTCTCAGCCTGCTGAAACAGCTGTACGAGCGGCTGCTCGATATCGAAGCCGGCGGTCGCAAGGCGGTGGTTCTCATCGACGAGGCGCAGATGCTGGAATCGCGGGAGCTGATGGAGGAATTTCGCGGCCTGCTCAATCTCGAGATTCCCGGCAAGAAGCTGCTGAACATCATTTTCTTCGGGCTGCCCGAGGTCGAGGACTGCCTGCGGCTCGATGAACCGCTGGCGCAGCGGGTGGCGGTGAAGTACCACCTGAAATCGATGACCGTCGAAACGACGGCCGCCTACATCAAGCACCGTCTGCATGTGGCCAAGGCCCCGCGCATGCTCTTCGACGAGGAGATCATTCCGGAGATCTATCGCTATGCCGGCGGTGTGCCGAGGCTGATCAATACCATCTGCGACAACTGTCTGTTCGAAGCCTTTATGCGCAAGCTGCCCCGGGTCAACGGCCAGGTGCTGCAGTCGGTGGTGGGCGATCTCGGTCTGTTGCAGCAGTCGCTGATTCAGGCGTCCGCGCAAACAGTCGACGACGATCTGGACGAAATCGAAAGCATGCTTGACCGCCTCGAACAGAAATAG
- the mutL gene encoding DNA mismatch repair endonuclease MutL, with protein sequence MSSQIRILPEHLCNKIAAGEVIERPASVVKELVENSLDAGASEITIEVEKGGRRLIRVIDDGCGMGREDVFLCLERHATSKIASDADLFSLRTLGFRGEALPSIASVSRMTLRSRPADSEAGMELVIEGGDIRRAEACGMAVGTSIEVRDLFFRMPARRKFLRRDETELSHIGDVVTKIALAHPAVQFRLLHQGRKLVDVRRNEDLRSRVTGLLGRSLAGELLAVDCSGAEGRVHGLVGPPQTSRATTGAIYTFVNGRTIRDRVVQHAVMEAYRTLLPKGRYPVVVLFVEIDPAEVDVNVHPTKHEVRFRHQAQVHDFIADAIRKVLGDSSWLLQESPSQNESSPLNPQGPPWRTPAGGEVAERCREGVRESLDRYMQRRTDVAPSVPGCSLIRMPEKEPADNTAEAANGFFSGLRYIGQYHDSYLLCQDGDDLILIDQHAAHERVGYERLRQGWRRGEIERQQLLFPPVMEFSHAEADLVKSHLGHFSELGFELEHFGGNSYVLKAIPQILARDDAETLVRDVVDELGRLGRSSLIDEAVDRVLIRMACHSMVRANQALTPEQVRALMRQLDSIDFNAQCPHGRPVMHRLSLAEVEKFFHRS encoded by the coding sequence ATGTCCAGTCAGATTCGCATTCTCCCCGAACACCTCTGCAACAAGATCGCCGCCGGCGAGGTCATCGAGAGGCCGGCCTCCGTGGTCAAGGAGCTGGTGGAGAATTCCCTCGATGCCGGGGCGTCGGAAATCACGATCGAGGTGGAGAAAGGCGGCCGCAGGCTCATCCGCGTTATTGACGACGGCTGCGGCATGGGCCGGGAGGATGTCTTTCTCTGCCTGGAGCGTCATGCCACCAGCAAGATAGCCAGTGATGCCGACCTGTTCAGCCTGCGCACCCTCGGTTTTCGCGGTGAGGCCCTGCCGTCCATCGCTTCGGTCTCCCGCATGACTTTGCGATCGCGTCCGGCCGACAGCGAGGCGGGCATGGAGCTCGTCATCGAGGGAGGCGACATCAGAAGGGCCGAAGCCTGCGGCATGGCCGTGGGCACCTCCATCGAAGTCCGGGATCTCTTCTTCCGGATGCCAGCCCGGCGAAAATTCCTGCGCCGCGACGAAACCGAACTGTCGCACATCGGTGACGTGGTGACCAAGATCGCCCTGGCGCATCCCGCGGTGCAGTTCCGTCTTCTGCACCAGGGACGCAAGCTGGTCGATGTCCGCCGCAACGAGGATCTGCGTAGCCGGGTGACCGGCCTGCTGGGCCGCTCCCTGGCGGGGGAGTTGCTCGCGGTCGACTGCAGCGGCGCCGAGGGCAGGGTTCATGGTCTGGTTGGTCCGCCGCAGACCAGCCGCGCCACGACCGGCGCCATCTACACTTTCGTCAACGGGCGCACCATCCGTGACCGGGTGGTGCAGCATGCCGTCATGGAGGCCTACCGGACGCTGTTGCCCAAGGGACGCTACCCGGTGGTTGTCCTCTTTGTCGAGATCGATCCTGCCGAAGTCGACGTCAACGTTCATCCGACCAAGCACGAAGTGCGGTTTCGGCACCAGGCGCAGGTTCATGATTTCATCGCAGACGCCATCCGGAAGGTGCTGGGCGATTCGAGCTGGCTGCTGCAGGAGTCGCCGTCGCAGAACGAATCGTCTCCCTTGAATCCCCAGGGGCCGCCCTGGCGGACGCCGGCAGGAGGCGAGGTTGCCGAGCGCTGCCGGGAAGGTGTTCGCGAGTCGCTCGACCGTTACATGCAGCGGCGGACCGATGTCGCTCCGTCGGTGCCGGGATGCTCCCTGATCCGGATGCCGGAGAAGGAACCGGCAGACAATACGGCGGAAGCCGCCAACGGATTCTTTTCCGGTCTGCGCTATATCGGCCAGTATCATGACAGCTATCTGCTCTGCCAGGATGGAGACGACCTGATCCTGATCGATCAGCACGCCGCTCACGAAAGGGTCGGCTACGAACGGCTCAGGCAAGGGTGGCGGCGGGGAGAAATCGAGCGGCAGCAACTGCTTTTCCCACCAGTAATGGAATTCAGCCATGCCGAAGCCGACCTGGTCAAAAGTCACCTGGGACATTTTTCCGAGCTCGGTTTCGAGCTTGAACATTTCGGTGGCAACAGCTATGTGCTGAAAGCCATTCCCCAGATCCTGGCCCGGGACGACGCCGAGACGCTGGTGCGTGACGTCGTCGACGAACTCGGCCGTCTCGGCAGAAGCAGCCTGATCGACGAGGCCGTCGACCGGGTGTTGATTCGCATGGCCTGCCACAGCATGGTCAGGGCCAACCAGGCCCTGACGCCCGAACAGGTCAGGGCGCTGATGCGGCAGCTCGACAGCATCGACTTCAACGCCCAGTGCCCCCATGGGCGGCCGGTGATGCACCGGTTATCGCTGGCCGAGGTCGAGAAATTCTTTCATCGCAGCTGA
- the miaA gene encoding tRNA (adenosine(37)-N6)-dimethylallyltransferase MiaA, which translates to MAAILQPLIVVCGPTACGKTDLCLRLAGHFDLEIVSADSRQVYRTMDIGTAKPEPAVLERVRHHLVDVVDPDEDFTVAHFVEQGRRAIEGIRAASRLPVLAGGTGLYIQALTEGLADVPPADPAFRQKMKRLAQEHGNEWLLERLKRVDPVLGARLRSGDQVRIIRALEVFEQCGRPLSEIQRRHGFSDRPYRLLKIGLAVEREELYRRIELRTEAMFAAGLVDEVRALLDRGYDPALKALNTIGYREVIGYLQGRHSLQEAIERVKRNTRRYAKRQLTWFRRDESINWVDPDREFAKITELIAKFNVP; encoded by the coding sequence ATGGCCGCAATCCTGCAACCATTGATCGTTGTCTGCGGTCCGACCGCCTGCGGCAAGACCGATCTCTGCCTGCGTCTGGCCGGGCATTTCGATCTGGAGATCGTCTCCGCCGATTCACGCCAGGTCTACCGGACGATGGATATCGGCACGGCGAAACCCGAGCCGGCAGTTCTGGAGCGGGTGCGGCATCACCTGGTCGATGTCGTCGATCCGGACGAGGACTTCACCGTGGCGCATTTTGTCGAGCAGGGAAGGCGGGCGATCGAAGGCATCCGTGCCGCGTCCAGGCTCCCCGTGCTGGCGGGGGGGACCGGGCTCTACATTCAGGCCCTGACCGAAGGTCTGGCCGACGTGCCGCCGGCCGATCCGGCGTTTCGGCAGAAGATGAAACGGCTGGCGCAGGAGCACGGAAACGAATGGCTTCTCGAACGGCTGAAGAGGGTCGATCCTGTGCTCGGGGCCAGGTTGCGGTCGGGGGATCAGGTGAGAATCATCCGCGCCCTCGAGGTTTTCGAACAGTGCGGCCGGCCCCTTTCGGAGATTCAGCGCCGGCACGGCTTTTCCGACCGGCCCTACCGGCTGCTCAAAATCGGGCTCGCCGTCGAGCGCGAGGAACTCTACCGACGAATTGAGCTTCGCACAGAGGCGATGTTCGCCGCCGGACTGGTCGACGAGGTGCGGGCTTTGCTCGATCGCGGCTATGATCCTGCGCTCAAGGCCCTGAATACCATTGGTTATCGGGAGGTGATCGGTTATCTGCAAGGCAGGCACAGCCTGCAGGAGGCGATCGAACGGGTCAAGCGCAACACCCGCCGCTATGCCAAACGACAGCTGACCTGGTTTCGCAGGGATGAATCGATAAATTGGGTTGACCCCGACCGAGAGTTTGCTAAAATCACAGAGTTAATTGCCAAATTCAATGTTCCCTAA
- the hfq gene encoding RNA chaperone Hfq, whose product MPKTPFNIQDQYLNQARKERVRVEVCMMSGDKLEGFIKSFDSFCVLVDSGGDILLYKHAISSITSADGSFRLHGGRD is encoded by the coding sequence ATGCCTAAGACACCGTTCAACATCCAGGATCAGTATCTCAACCAGGCGCGCAAGGAGCGGGTTCGGGTCGAGGTTTGCATGATGTCCGGCGACAAACTCGAAGGTTTCATCAAATCCTTCGACAGCTTCTGCGTCCTGGTCGACAGTGGCGGCGATATCCTGCTCTACAAGCACGCCATCTCGTCCATCACCTCGGCGGACGGCAGCTTCCGGCTGCATGGCGGCCGGGACTAG
- a CDS encoding tetratricopeptide repeat protein, translated as MKEDVGRLREQGQLALEQGQAGKAVACLEKARELAPDDLEVRHLLIEALQEAGRFDWAEAEIEQTLSLAPGDFSLLLSKGDLLFARGRIDEARDCYRQAVEGGEQAADAWVSLALTWYHQGDIGQARDCCQKALELEPDSVFALNCMGDILAAEGDVDGARRSYERVVDLEPDDPQAHYSLAELMYDQGELQAAERKCRQVLGLDPAFAFAWLTLGNIYLDQEQPREAIHAFSKFLELEKGEQAAQARDEVKAVIEGLRAEL; from the coding sequence ATGAAGGAAGATGTCGGCAGATTGCGGGAACAGGGCCAGTTGGCGCTGGAACAGGGGCAGGCCGGAAAAGCGGTCGCCTGTCTGGAAAAGGCCAGGGAACTGGCGCCGGACGACCTGGAGGTCAGGCATCTTTTGATCGAGGCTCTGCAGGAGGCGGGGCGGTTCGATTGGGCCGAGGCCGAAATCGAGCAGACGCTGTCTTTGGCCCCCGGCGATTTTTCGCTGCTGTTGAGCAAGGGAGATCTGCTGTTCGCCCGCGGGCGGATCGACGAGGCACGCGACTGCTACCGGCAGGCGGTCGAAGGCGGCGAACAGGCCGCGGACGCCTGGGTCAGCCTGGCCCTGACCTGGTATCACCAGGGAGATATCGGCCAGGCGCGCGACTGTTGCCAAAAGGCGCTCGAGCTCGAGCCGGATTCGGTTTTCGCCCTTAACTGCATGGGGGACATTCTGGCGGCCGAGGGGGATGTCGACGGCGCGCGCCGTTCCTACGAGCGGGTGGTCGATCTCGAGCCGGACGACCCGCAGGCGCACTACAGCCTCGCCGAACTGATGTACGACCAGGGGGAGCTGCAGGCGGCCGAGAGGAAATGCCGGCAGGTTCTCGGACTCGATCCGGCGTTCGCTTTCGCCTGGCTGACGCTCGGCAATATCTATCTCGACCAGGAACAGCCGCGCGAGGCGATTCACGCTTTCAGCAAGTTTCTCGAGCTGGAAAAGGGCGAGCAGGCCGCCCAGGCCCGGGATGAGGTCAAGGCGGTGATCGAGGGGCTCAGGGCCGAACTCTGA
- a CDS encoding CidA/LrgA family protein: protein MVRGLALLLGFQLLGELISRLTGIPIPGNVIGMALMLAALGSGLVRLAWVEEAAELLLSHLALFFIPAGVGVMVYGKLIAREWLPISVATVVSTFVVMAVTGKVAQRLEKGERQDAE from the coding sequence ATGGTTAGAGGTCTGGCGTTGCTGCTCGGATTTCAGCTGCTTGGTGAGCTGATCAGCCGGCTGACCGGCATTCCCATTCCCGGCAATGTCATCGGCATGGCACTGATGCTGGCGGCGCTCGGTTCCGGTCTGGTGCGCCTGGCCTGGGTCGAAGAGGCTGCCGAGCTGCTGTTGTCGCACCTGGCCCTGTTCTTCATTCCCGCCGGTGTCGGCGTCATGGTCTACGGCAAGCTGATCGCCAGGGAGTGGTTGCCGATTTCGGTGGCCACCGTCGTCAGCACCTTTGTCGTCATGGCGGTGACCGGAAAGGTGGCGCAGCGACTCGAAAAGGGGGAGAGGCAGGATGCTGAATGA
- a CDS encoding LrgB family protein, whose protein sequence is MLNELIATPLFGVFLTLAAYALAQILYRRTGSIFFNPVALSISGIILFLLASGIPYDAYAVGGRYVLFLLGPSVVALAVPLYVRRQEIWKRRGPISVGIFAGAVSSVVSASGLAWLLGGSRDVVLSLAPKSVTTPIAISIVEKIGGIAPLTAALVVLTGCLGAICGPEFCRFIGIRSEVATGLAVGTASHGIGTARMLEVSELGGAVAGLAIGLNGLVTAFLLPLLFVLAR, encoded by the coding sequence ATGCTGAATGAGCTGATCGCGACCCCCCTGTTCGGGGTCTTTCTCACCCTGGCGGCCTATGCGCTGGCCCAGATTCTCTACCGGCGGACCGGCAGTATCTTCTTCAATCCGGTGGCCCTGTCGATCTCGGGCATCATCCTCTTTCTGCTTGCGAGCGGCATTCCCTATGACGCCTACGCTGTCGGCGGTCGTTACGTTCTCTTTCTGCTAGGACCGTCGGTGGTCGCTCTCGCCGTGCCCCTTTATGTCCGTCGACAGGAGATCTGGAAACGCCGGGGGCCGATTTCGGTCGGCATCTTCGCTGGCGCGGTCAGTTCGGTGGTTTCGGCCTCGGGGCTGGCCTGGCTGCTGGGCGGAAGCCGGGATGTCGTGCTTTCGCTGGCCCCCAAGTCGGTGACCACGCCGATCGCCATCAGCATCGTCGAAAAGATCGGCGGCATCGCCCCTCTGACCGCGGCGCTGGTGGTTCTCACCGGTTGCCTCGGAGCGATCTGCGGTCCGGAATTCTGTCGCTTCATCGGCATCCGTAGCGAGGTGGCGACCGGGCTGGCGGTCGGTACCGCGTCGCATGGCATCGGTACCGCCCGGATGCTCGAGGTCAGCGAACTGGGCGGCGCCGTGGCGGGGCTGGCGATCGGCCTGAACGGGCTGGTGACTGCCTTTCTGCTGCCGCTGCTCTTCGTTCTGGCACGCTAG
- a CDS encoding PxxKW family cysteine-rich protein, with the protein MQCQTVQPGVECTFWRKNGCTFEGNSCQPIVEQCEGCERIVESKIGKVCSVAPSPAQKWAVNICNFATHKKVEKKLVEQRINPLKASKRGGR; encoded by the coding sequence ATGCAGTGTCAGACAGTTCAGCCCGGTGTCGAGTGCACCTTCTGGAGAAAGAACGGCTGCACCTTCGAAGGGAACTCATGCCAGCCGATCGTCGAGCAATGCGAAGGTTGTGAGCGTATCGTCGAAAGCAAGATCGGCAAGGTCTGCTCCGTCGCTCCTTCTCCCGCCCAGAAGTGGGCTGTCAACATCTGCAATTTCGCGACCCACAAGAAGGTGGAGAAGAAGCTGGTCGAACAGCGCATCAACCCGCTCAAGGCGTCCAAGCGCGGCGGCAGATAA